From Medicago truncatula cultivar Jemalong A17 chromosome 7, MtrunA17r5.0-ANR, whole genome shotgun sequence, a single genomic window includes:
- the LOC11427262 gene encoding mediator of RNA polymerase II transcription subunit 33A isoform X1, giving the protein MESWNETVTESITNRLKQFQQRSNESPTVWVTELIEYFNSVGVELPSSELVELLVSQMCSENVKDHPSTWKFLHHALSSKLIFPLQLLSLLAYKVFRNRFSHPHAYALFLPLLDQHAFNFQPIASVSCSNKIIKSVDSVLHFSETFKIHDLELGHVFVLFYFNIIIALIDSTLNDWGLQVNFNERSCLVPTGDQHMEIDHNMTHNFKKGDYREQIRKRNAITALEVLERLSENKKATILLQSVLLNMPENFNCLLQRLQFLESLDLASSELKVVNQVLRKVSAKIRGVSHFDYSLNKHQVVGISVDVGPCKTLLKCNYRSCWIPLDIYMENAMDSRQIPIKSAIEVLTEGIKTLQIFNQASWHETFLALWLSALRLVQRERDPPEGPIPHLEARLCMLLSIVPLVIVNVLRDDTEHNLSTAPVSVGSEYKHEMKSDLSMKLGLISSVQVLGHFSGLLCPPALVVDAANQAARKASSFIYNSMKEKGEPFTSINANANSNAGGNLRHLIVEACIARNLMDTSVYFWPGYVSTSVMSLSDSTPLGKSPWLTFMEGTPLNNSLINALAATPASSIAEIEKLYYIALSGSEVERPTAAKILCGASLSRGWYIQEHVVHYVVKLLACPVPHSNSGTRGLFVDNMSMISAVLRGASSVDTLHILSLHGVVPTVAASLLPLCEAFGSISPTPISTGDESSTSVYMAFSLAFLFLIRLWKFCRPPLDQCITEGGIAVGGLEYLLSLHNNCVMSSQDKQKSNQNLFDSASFKPVYIDSFPKLRALYCQYKSCVASTLSGISTGNSIHQTASVILSMIYQKMSKGGISSSNSSSPNSSNACSALINSGEDALQRPVLPAWEVLEALPFVLEAILTACVHGRLSSRDLTTGLRDLVDFLPASIAAIIDYFSSEVTRGVWKQVPMNGTDWPSPAAVLQSVESEIKAILTHVGVEVPNCSSGGSPVTLPLPMAALVSLSITFKLDKSLEYIHAITGAALENCASGCPWPSMPVIGSLWAQKVRRWHNFIVVSGSRSVFRHNNESVAQLVRSCFTSFLGVLSGSNSKLTAECSVNGLLGSSITAPGAFPFVAPGFLYLRSCRDIHNVQYLNDVIVGLVTEYSNELAGIRASSGSSRLKSNESSLFLAAQSAKEMATLGASLLCSAGGIQLVQELYKETIPTWLLSSRDVKRKNDNVMSYILEGYAIAYLLTFSGSILWGVGTKLPSPKLSRRNHTIGVHLDFLAEVMERKISLSCNPITWKTYVCCLVGLMVSFAPAWLQEMKVDSLRKLAHGLSRWNEHELALSLLQRGGTAAMGALAELINVIEFEHKKPCS; this is encoded by the exons ATGGAGTCATGGAACGAAACCGTAACGGAATCCATTACAAACCGTTTAAAGCAATTTCAACAACGAAGCAATGAATCACCCACGGTATGGGTAACGGAGTTAATCGAATACTTTAACTCCGTTGGAGTTGAGTTACCGAGTTCCGAGTTAGTTGAACTTTTGGTTTCGCAAATGTGTTCTGAAAATGTGAAGGATCATCCTTCTACATGGAAATTTCTTCATCATGCTCTTTCTTCTAAGCTTATTTTTCCGCTTCAGTTACTTTCGCTTTTAGCTTATAAGGTTTTTAGGAATCGCTTTTCTCATCCTCATGCTTATGCTCTTTTTCTTCCGCTTCTTGATCAACATGCTTTCAATTTTCAACCAATCGCTTCGGTCTCATGCAGTAACAA GATAATTAAGTCCGTTGATTCTGTCCTTCATTTTtctgaaacattcaaaattcatGATCTGGAGCTAGGGCATGTATTTGTACTGTTTTATTTTAACATCATCATTGCTTTGATTGATAGCACGTTAAATGACTGGGGATTACAAGTGAACTTTAATGAAAGATCGTGTTTAGTCCCAACAGGTGACCAACATATGGAAATTGATCATAATATGACacacaattttaaaaaaggTGATTATCGTGAACAGATAAGGAAGAGAAATGCGATCACAGCCTTAGAGGTATTGGAAAGACTAAgtgaaaacaaaaaagcaaCGATTCTTCTGCAGTCTGTTCTCTTAAACAT GCCTGAAAATTTCAATTGCCTCCTGCAGAGGCTTCAATTTCTTGAATCCCTTGACTTAGCATCATCAGAATTAAAAGTAGTAAATCAAGTCCTTAGAAAAGTGTCTGCAAAGATCCGTGGAGTGTCTCATTTTGATTACTCCCTAAATAAGCATCAGGTGGTTGGGATAAGTGTTGATGTTGGACCATGTAAGACACTGTTGAAGTGCAACTACAGATCTTGTTGGATTCCTTTGGACATTTATATGGAGAATGCTATGGATTCTAGACAGATTCCCATCAAATCAGCTATTGAGGTGCTAACAG AAGGAATCAAGACACTTCAAATATTTAACCAGGCTAGCTGGCATGAAACTTTTCTAGCACTTTGGCTTTCAGCCCTCCGGCTTGTGCAGCGA GAGCGCGATCCTCCTGAAGGTCCAATTCCCCATCTTGAAGCCCGTTTATGCATGCTTTTGTCTATTGTCCCTTTGGTAATTGTGAATGTTCTAAGGGATGACACTGAACATAATCTGTCTACCGCTCCAGTTTCTGTGGGATCAGAATACAAACATGAAATGAAGAGTGATCTTTCAATGAAACTTGGGCTGATTTCGTCTGTTCAAGTGCTTGGACACTTTTCTGGTCTTCTCTGCCCTCCTGCATTAGTTGTTGATGCAGCCAATCAGGCAGCTAGAAAAGCATCCAGCTTTATTTATAACTCAATGAAAGAAAAGGGTGAACCGTTCACTAGCATTAATGCTAATGCCAATTCAAATGCAG GTGGGAACTTGAGGCATCTCATAGTGGAAGCTTGTATAGCAAGGAATTTAATGGATACATCAGTGTACTTTTGGCCTGGTTATGTGTCTACATCGGTTATGTCTTTATCAGATTCAACACCACTAGGAAAATCTCCATGGTTAACATTTATGGAAGGAACGCCATTGAACAATTCTCTTATAAATGCCCTTGCGGCGACACCTGCCTCAAG CATTGCGGAGATAGAGAAGTTATACTATATTGCATTGAGTGGATCAGAGGTGGAAAGGCCTACAGCTGCAAAGATTCTATGTGGTGCATCCCTCAGCCGTGGGTGGTATATTCAG GAACATGTGGTCCACTATGTAGTCAAACTACTGGCTTGTCCTGTACCTCATAGTAACTCTGGAACTAGAGGCCTCTTTGTTGATAATATGTCCATGATAAGTGCTGTCCTCCGTGGAGCTTCCTCCGTTGATACACTTCACATACTTTCTTTACATGGTGTA GTTCCCACAGTTGCTGCTTCTTTATTGCCACTTTGTGAAGCATTTGGCTCCATTTCACCGACTCCAATTAGCACAGGCGATGAGTCTTCAACATCAGTTTACATGGCTTTTTCTTTAGCATTTCTTTTCCTTATTCGTTTATGGAAATTCTGTAGACCCCCTCTTGACCAGTGCATCACTGAAGGAGGAATTGCAGTTGGAGGTTTGGAGTATCTTTTGTCATTGCACAATAACTGTGTCATGTCTTCCCAAGATAAGCAAAAAAGCAATCAAAATCTCTTTGATTCTGCATCATTTAAACCTGTTTATATTGATTCTTTTCCAAAATTACGGGCGTTGTATTGTCAATACAAATCTTGTGTTGCTTCAACCCTTTCTGGTATTTCTACCGGAAATTCCATTCATCAAACTGCTAGTGTAATCTTAAGCATGATTTACCAAAAGATGTCTAAGGGTGGGATTTCATCAAGTAATTCTTCATCACCAAATAGCAGTAATGCATGTAGCGCTCTCATAAATTCTGGTGAAGATGCTCTTCAAAGACCTGTGCTCCCTGCATGGGAAGTACTAGAAGCTCTTCCTTTTGTCCTGGAAGCAATCTTAACTGCTTGTGTTCATGGGAGGCTTTCATCACGAGACTTGACAACAG GTCTGAGAGACCTTGTTGATTTTCTTCCAGCATCAATTGCTGCCATTATTGATTACTTTTCTTCAGAAGTTACTCGTGGAGTATGGAAACAGGTTCCAATGAATGGAACAGATTGGCCTAGCCCAGCAGCAGTTCTTCAGTCTGTGGAATCAGAAATAAAAGCTATACTGACTCATGTTGGCGTTGAGGTTCCGAACTGTTCATCTG GAGGTTCGCCAGTGACACTTCCATTACCAATGGCAGCTCTTGTCAGTTTATCCATTACTTTTAAACTTGACAAGAGCCTGGAGTACATCCATGCTATCACCGGAGCTGCTTTAGAAAATTGTGCATCAGGTTGCCCTTGGCCTAGCATGCCTGTAATTGGATCTCTGTGGGCACAAAAGGTTCGCCGCTGGCACAACTTCATTGTCGTATCAGGTTCCCGCTCTGTGTTCAGACATAACAATGAATCCGTTGCTCAGCTGGTGAGAAGTTGCTTCACATCATTCCTTGGAGTATTGTCTGGTTCAAACTCAAAGTTGACTGCTGAATGTAGTGTGAATGGCCTGTTGGGTAGTTCCATTACTGCCCCTGGTGCCTTTCCTTTTGTTGCACCAGGATTCCTTTATCTTCGATCCTGTCGAGATATACACAACGTGCAGTACCTAAATGATGTGATTGTGGGTCTAGTGACAGAGTATTCCAATGAATTGGCCGGAATAAGGGCGAGTTCTGGATCTAGCCGTTTAAAATCCAATGAATCATCACTATTCCTAGCTGCTCAAAGTGCAAAAGAAATGGCAACACTTGGCGCAAGTCTCTTATGTTCAGCTGGTGGTATACAACTGGTCCAGGAATTGTACAAAGAGACTATTCCTACCTGGTTGCTGTCGTCAAGGGATGTGAAGCGGAAAAATGATAATGTGATGTCATATATACTTGAGGGCTATGCTATAGCATATCTGTTGACATTTTCAGGATCAATTCTATGGGGTGTCGGGACCAAGTTACCATCACCGAAACTGTCTAGAAGGAATCACACAATTGGAGTCCATTTGGACTTCTTGGCAGAAGTCATGGAGAGAAAAATTTCCCTAAGTTGCAATCCTATTACATGGAAAACTTATGTTTGTTGTTTAGTAGGATTAATGGTTAGTTTTGCACCTGCATGGCTTCAAGAAATGAAGGTAGATAGTTTGAGGAAATTGGCACATGGATTAAGCAGATGGAACGAACATGAACTAGCACTTTCTCTATTACAAAGAGGTGGGACAGCAGCCATGGGAGCTCTTGCGGAACTTATCAATGTGATTGAGTTTGAACATAAGAAGCCATGCTCATAA
- the LOC11427262 gene encoding mediator of RNA polymerase II transcription subunit 33A isoform X2: MENAMDSRQIPIKSAIEVLTEGIKTLQIFNQASWHETFLALWLSALRLVQRERDPPEGPIPHLEARLCMLLSIVPLVIVNVLRDDTEHNLSTAPVSVGSEYKHEMKSDLSMKLGLISSVQVLGHFSGLLCPPALVVDAANQAARKASSFIYNSMKEKGEPFTSINANANSNAGGNLRHLIVEACIARNLMDTSVYFWPGYVSTSVMSLSDSTPLGKSPWLTFMEGTPLNNSLINALAATPASSIAEIEKLYYIALSGSEVERPTAAKILCGASLSRGWYIQEHVVHYVVKLLACPVPHSNSGTRGLFVDNMSMISAVLRGASSVDTLHILSLHGVVPTVAASLLPLCEAFGSISPTPISTGDESSTSVYMAFSLAFLFLIRLWKFCRPPLDQCITEGGIAVGGLEYLLSLHNNCVMSSQDKQKSNQNLFDSASFKPVYIDSFPKLRALYCQYKSCVASTLSGISTGNSIHQTASVILSMIYQKMSKGGISSSNSSSPNSSNACSALINSGEDALQRPVLPAWEVLEALPFVLEAILTACVHGRLSSRDLTTGLRDLVDFLPASIAAIIDYFSSEVTRGVWKQVPMNGTDWPSPAAVLQSVESEIKAILTHVGVEVPNCSSGGSPVTLPLPMAALVSLSITFKLDKSLEYIHAITGAALENCASGCPWPSMPVIGSLWAQKVRRWHNFIVVSGSRSVFRHNNESVAQLVRSCFTSFLGVLSGSNSKLTAECSVNGLLGSSITAPGAFPFVAPGFLYLRSCRDIHNVQYLNDVIVGLVTEYSNELAGIRASSGSSRLKSNESSLFLAAQSAKEMATLGASLLCSAGGIQLVQELYKETIPTWLLSSRDVKRKNDNVMSYILEGYAIAYLLTFSGSILWGVGTKLPSPKLSRRNHTIGVHLDFLAEVMERKISLSCNPITWKTYVCCLVGLMVSFAPAWLQEMKVDSLRKLAHGLSRWNEHELALSLLQRGGTAAMGALAELINVIEFEHKKPCS, encoded by the exons ATGGAGAATGCTATGGATTCTAGACAGATTCCCATCAAATCAGCTATTGAGGTGCTAACAG AAGGAATCAAGACACTTCAAATATTTAACCAGGCTAGCTGGCATGAAACTTTTCTAGCACTTTGGCTTTCAGCCCTCCGGCTTGTGCAGCGA GAGCGCGATCCTCCTGAAGGTCCAATTCCCCATCTTGAAGCCCGTTTATGCATGCTTTTGTCTATTGTCCCTTTGGTAATTGTGAATGTTCTAAGGGATGACACTGAACATAATCTGTCTACCGCTCCAGTTTCTGTGGGATCAGAATACAAACATGAAATGAAGAGTGATCTTTCAATGAAACTTGGGCTGATTTCGTCTGTTCAAGTGCTTGGACACTTTTCTGGTCTTCTCTGCCCTCCTGCATTAGTTGTTGATGCAGCCAATCAGGCAGCTAGAAAAGCATCCAGCTTTATTTATAACTCAATGAAAGAAAAGGGTGAACCGTTCACTAGCATTAATGCTAATGCCAATTCAAATGCAG GTGGGAACTTGAGGCATCTCATAGTGGAAGCTTGTATAGCAAGGAATTTAATGGATACATCAGTGTACTTTTGGCCTGGTTATGTGTCTACATCGGTTATGTCTTTATCAGATTCAACACCACTAGGAAAATCTCCATGGTTAACATTTATGGAAGGAACGCCATTGAACAATTCTCTTATAAATGCCCTTGCGGCGACACCTGCCTCAAG CATTGCGGAGATAGAGAAGTTATACTATATTGCATTGAGTGGATCAGAGGTGGAAAGGCCTACAGCTGCAAAGATTCTATGTGGTGCATCCCTCAGCCGTGGGTGGTATATTCAG GAACATGTGGTCCACTATGTAGTCAAACTACTGGCTTGTCCTGTACCTCATAGTAACTCTGGAACTAGAGGCCTCTTTGTTGATAATATGTCCATGATAAGTGCTGTCCTCCGTGGAGCTTCCTCCGTTGATACACTTCACATACTTTCTTTACATGGTGTA GTTCCCACAGTTGCTGCTTCTTTATTGCCACTTTGTGAAGCATTTGGCTCCATTTCACCGACTCCAATTAGCACAGGCGATGAGTCTTCAACATCAGTTTACATGGCTTTTTCTTTAGCATTTCTTTTCCTTATTCGTTTATGGAAATTCTGTAGACCCCCTCTTGACCAGTGCATCACTGAAGGAGGAATTGCAGTTGGAGGTTTGGAGTATCTTTTGTCATTGCACAATAACTGTGTCATGTCTTCCCAAGATAAGCAAAAAAGCAATCAAAATCTCTTTGATTCTGCATCATTTAAACCTGTTTATATTGATTCTTTTCCAAAATTACGGGCGTTGTATTGTCAATACAAATCTTGTGTTGCTTCAACCCTTTCTGGTATTTCTACCGGAAATTCCATTCATCAAACTGCTAGTGTAATCTTAAGCATGATTTACCAAAAGATGTCTAAGGGTGGGATTTCATCAAGTAATTCTTCATCACCAAATAGCAGTAATGCATGTAGCGCTCTCATAAATTCTGGTGAAGATGCTCTTCAAAGACCTGTGCTCCCTGCATGGGAAGTACTAGAAGCTCTTCCTTTTGTCCTGGAAGCAATCTTAACTGCTTGTGTTCATGGGAGGCTTTCATCACGAGACTTGACAACAG GTCTGAGAGACCTTGTTGATTTTCTTCCAGCATCAATTGCTGCCATTATTGATTACTTTTCTTCAGAAGTTACTCGTGGAGTATGGAAACAGGTTCCAATGAATGGAACAGATTGGCCTAGCCCAGCAGCAGTTCTTCAGTCTGTGGAATCAGAAATAAAAGCTATACTGACTCATGTTGGCGTTGAGGTTCCGAACTGTTCATCTG GAGGTTCGCCAGTGACACTTCCATTACCAATGGCAGCTCTTGTCAGTTTATCCATTACTTTTAAACTTGACAAGAGCCTGGAGTACATCCATGCTATCACCGGAGCTGCTTTAGAAAATTGTGCATCAGGTTGCCCTTGGCCTAGCATGCCTGTAATTGGATCTCTGTGGGCACAAAAGGTTCGCCGCTGGCACAACTTCATTGTCGTATCAGGTTCCCGCTCTGTGTTCAGACATAACAATGAATCCGTTGCTCAGCTGGTGAGAAGTTGCTTCACATCATTCCTTGGAGTATTGTCTGGTTCAAACTCAAAGTTGACTGCTGAATGTAGTGTGAATGGCCTGTTGGGTAGTTCCATTACTGCCCCTGGTGCCTTTCCTTTTGTTGCACCAGGATTCCTTTATCTTCGATCCTGTCGAGATATACACAACGTGCAGTACCTAAATGATGTGATTGTGGGTCTAGTGACAGAGTATTCCAATGAATTGGCCGGAATAAGGGCGAGTTCTGGATCTAGCCGTTTAAAATCCAATGAATCATCACTATTCCTAGCTGCTCAAAGTGCAAAAGAAATGGCAACACTTGGCGCAAGTCTCTTATGTTCAGCTGGTGGTATACAACTGGTCCAGGAATTGTACAAAGAGACTATTCCTACCTGGTTGCTGTCGTCAAGGGATGTGAAGCGGAAAAATGATAATGTGATGTCATATATACTTGAGGGCTATGCTATAGCATATCTGTTGACATTTTCAGGATCAATTCTATGGGGTGTCGGGACCAAGTTACCATCACCGAAACTGTCTAGAAGGAATCACACAATTGGAGTCCATTTGGACTTCTTGGCAGAAGTCATGGAGAGAAAAATTTCCCTAAGTTGCAATCCTATTACATGGAAAACTTATGTTTGTTGTTTAGTAGGATTAATGGTTAGTTTTGCACCTGCATGGCTTCAAGAAATGAAGGTAGATAGTTTGAGGAAATTGGCACATGGATTAAGCAGATGGAACGAACATGAACTAGCACTTTCTCTATTACAAAGAGGTGGGACAGCAGCCATGGGAGCTCTTGCGGAACTTATCAATGTGATTGAGTTTGAACATAAGAAGCCATGCTCATAA